A portion of the Choristoneura fumiferana chromosome 20, NRCan_CFum_1, whole genome shotgun sequence genome contains these proteins:
- the LOC141438938 gene encoding uncharacterized protein, with amino-acid sequence MDDAIGLEVIVPPCSSERAQPTDDTNNGTTPPEHTSVEPPEPTVAASITSPSDPVSAQVPELDPELLSALGEATEDSPKLGPKIHENLSQRWLPLLRKGLAKDTKEKLLKDYLIPENCTLLQAPKLNAEISAAVTEMARNRDKKMETGQQQLGIGITAINRAMTILLNSDDKISAIKSLSDSCRILSDLHFSETQARIKLITPGLAKPFLTVIQDTERDDMLFGNKLQEKIKASKAIEKQGLQIKKPLANGKNTTAPTPSTGPRTNYQQYQGNWTGPSRYPSNRGGRGGQRKAVMTARKPQAQPQSRPAGQAKPRASTQQ; translated from the coding sequence ATGGACGACGCGATCGGCCTAGAAGTCATAGTCCCGCCATGCTCGTCTGAAAGGGCGCAGCCAACGGACGACACAAACAACGGTACTACCCCTCCGGAGCATACCTCCGTTGAACCTCCGGAACCTACGGTTGCCGCGAGTATCACATCCCCGTCTGATCCAGTCTCCGCCCAGGTGCCAGAATTAGATCCGGAGCTGCTTTCCGCATTAGGGGAAGCCACTGAGGACTCTCCCAAACTGGGACCTAAAATACACGAAAATTTATCCCAGCGATGGTTGCCTTTGCTACGTAAGGGTCTAGCAAAGGATACAAAGGAGAAGCTCCTAAAAGATTACCTCATTCCGGAAAATTGTACGCTATTACAAGCACCCAAGTTGAACGCGGAAATTTCCGCAGCGGTCACAGAAATGGCTCGGAACAGAGACAAGAAAATGGAAACTGGACAACAACAATTAGGAATCGGAATCACCGCTATAAATCGGGCGATGACAATTCTTTTAAACAGCGACGACAAAATCTCGGCCATTAAATCCTTGAGCGACAGTTGTCGCATATTGTCCGATTTACATTTTTCTGAGACCCAGGCACGTATAAAACTCATTACACCCGGTCTAGCCAAACCCTTTTTGACGGTTATACAAGACACGGAAAGGGACGATATGCTATTTGGTAACAAATTGCAGGAAAAAATCAAAGCTTCAAAAGCCATAGAGAAGCAGGGGCTACAGATAAAAAAGCCGCTGGCAAATGGTAAAAACACAACGGCTCCTACACCTTCGACGGGCCCACGCACTAATTACCAACAGTACCAGGGAAACTGGACGGGCCCTTCGCGCTACCCGTCGAACAGGGGGGGGCGGGGAGGGCAGAGGAAGGCGGTCATGACCGCGCGCAAACCCCAGGCGCAACCGCAGTCGAGACCAGCGGGCCAGGCCAAGCCTCGCGCCTCGACCCAGCAGTGA
- the LOC141439426 gene encoding uncharacterized protein, which produces MAHSRFLAPELSIVWSVIEYTATVAVTLTLNNQIRPYFQKLIDIDTYLRIGTKYYTSTRSKMLICTFILWAIRFFYTVLYSIWFPNYEDLSLFLISQFSLLALDLNRVWRFILLDMTRYRLKMLRRRMEEMKNYNFYCYVSNNKTLKQSRIRFCLDLYKNLADALDTVLPELYASLFISVICTVPKIILNAYHILLVIEDMEPIASVGFSALHVTQVTLFIFAPCLVVEQYGVEVERIKLLLMHKLFDEPDDSTKGEVNLFLRYTELRPFQCRIWRILPITIALPLDLLNLCTTYIIVLINFTHLYG; this is translated from the exons GAGTTGTCTATAGTATGGTCTGTGATAGAATACACGGCAACTGTGGCTGTAACTTTAACTTTAAACAACCAAATTCGTCCGTATTTTCAGAAATTAATCGACATCGATACTTACTTGCGAATAGGTACCAAGTACTACACTAGCACGAGAAGTAAGATGCTAATTTGTACTTTCATTCTATGGGCAATTAGGTTCTTTTACACCGTGTTGTATTCAATTTGGTTTCCCAATTACGAGGATTTGAGTTTGTTTTTGATCTCTCAATTTTCGCTTTTGGCTTTGGATTTGAATAGAGTGTGGCGATTCATCTTGCTCGATATGACGAGGTATCGATTGAAAATGCTGCGGCGCCGTATGGAAGAGATGAAAAATTATAACTTCTATTGCTATGTCAGCAATAACAAGACATTGAAGCAATCGAGGATTCGATTTTGTTTAGATTTGTATAAAAACTTAGCTGATGCTTTAGATACGGTGTTGCCTGAACTTTATGCATCT CTTTTCATTAGTGTAATTTGCACTGTaccaaaaataattttgaacgcTTACCACATATTGTTGGTTATTGAAGATATG GAACCAATAGCATCAGTCGGCTTCTCTGCGCTCCACGTGACGCAGGTGACCCTCTTCATCTTCGCGCCTTGCCTGGTGGTAGAACAATACGGGGTTGAGGTGGAGCGGATAAAGTTGCTGCTCATGCATAAGTTGTTTGACGAGCCTG ATGACTCAACCAAAGGAGAAGTGAATCTGTTTTTACGGTACACCGAGCTACGACCATTCCAGTGTCGCATCTGGCGCATACTGCCCATCACCATCGCGCTACCTCTGGACTTACTTAATCTATGTACCACCTACATCATCGTACTGATTAACTTCACTCATCTATATGGTTAA